In a genomic window of Flavobacteriales bacterium:
- a CDS encoding GreA/GreB family elongation factor, with translation MIQQELDQQEGQLDKLQAHLQELARIPMDMDPDHAGWGSLVATDQEDYFIAIGFGYVDLAGERCAVVSPASPIGKALMGKRIGDVVTLNGRSFIVKGIS, from the coding sequence ATGATCCAGCAGGAACTCGATCAGCAGGAAGGGCAGCTGGACAAACTGCAAGCACACCTGCAGGAACTGGCCCGCATACCCATGGACATGGATCCCGACCACGCTGGCTGGGGCAGCCTGGTCGCAACGGACCAGGAGGACTACTTCATCGCCATCGGCTTTGGCTACGTCGATCTGGCCGGTGAACGTTGTGCGGTAGTCTCCCCGGCTTCGCCCATCGGGAAGGCCCTCATGGGCAAGCGCATAGGGGATGTGGTCACGCTGAACGGGCGCTCCTTCATTGTGAAGGGGATCAGCTGA
- a CDS encoding AraC family transcriptional regulator, translating to MTFEVFLPDPALRPFIRQYWLIKGRNEQQGPIELLPDGGVSLVLNLGDGIDSSRFGTRWCDARALIVGAQTLGDTQKLLGESCMFGITFKPGGFTFFHRYDPLDRLADEVQPFDRSLFPDPGSILRHPSTYVDCFYLDRIKHPRYALIPVVDDIERNKGRVRMDDLMHRHCTTARQLERQFKQQLGITPKEFIDLTRFNHAFSVVARHGGARNLMDIAWDCGYYDHSHMATDFKRRMGRAPSDFLLSDSSKIIAA from the coding sequence ATGACCTTCGAGGTCTTCCTCCCCGATCCGGCGTTGCGTCCGTTCATCCGGCAGTACTGGCTCATCAAAGGCCGGAACGAACAACAAGGGCCTATCGAACTTCTTCCTGATGGAGGTGTGAGCCTGGTGCTGAACCTCGGCGATGGCATCGACAGTTCCCGCTTCGGTACGCGCTGGTGCGATGCACGTGCATTGATCGTTGGAGCGCAGACCCTCGGTGATACGCAGAAGCTCCTTGGAGAGAGCTGCATGTTCGGGATCACGTTCAAGCCGGGCGGCTTCACCTTCTTCCACCGCTACGATCCGCTCGATCGCTTGGCTGATGAGGTGCAGCCCTTCGACCGGTCGTTGTTCCCTGATCCAGGGAGTATCCTTCGCCATCCATCAACCTATGTCGACTGCTTCTACCTGGATCGGATCAAGCATCCGCGCTACGCGCTGATCCCCGTTGTGGACGACATCGAACGCAACAAGGGCCGCGTGCGCATGGATGACCTGATGCATCGCCATTGCACTACGGCCCGGCAGTTGGAGCGCCAGTTCAAGCAGCAGCTCGGCATCACGCCGAAGGAGTTCATCGACCTCACGCGTTTCAACCATGCGTTCAGCGTCGTAGCGCGCCACGGCGGAGCGCGCAACCTGATGGACATCGCCTGGGACTGCGGCTACTACGACCACTCGCACATGGCCACCGACTTCAAACGGCGGATGGGCCGTGCACCTTCGGACTTCCTTTTGTCGGATTCTTCCAAGATCATCGCCGCCTAG
- a CDS encoding beta-lactamase family protein, whose translation MTLRGVLLCLCCAALASCEKGERLDPEFYTCGFERPDSSSGHPENVSFQELLVAMTDDGTPGVMMSINDPANGEWSGAAGMADLFNRYTMRPCNISRLGSTVKTFTATTIMLLQEEGKLDLDDRIADHLSGEPMDRLANADLATIRQCLQHSSGIPNYISSAQFQTASLNDLIRVWHPEDLLAYAYDKPADFEPGSDVRYSNTPYILLGMLIEHIEGKPFYQVFEEKLFAPLDLSNMRFAAEDNVPDGIVRGYVDFYSNLNVIESTYYSGWDYFTADGGLIGNPQELGRFLRALANGQVVSTASLAEMTNWRTPSEVDDSFFPIQYGLGIFRMDTPWGEAWFHSGDAIGYYACMTYFPSQSTSIAWAVNGNYGQIDEATQTRSAMERIFGTALP comes from the coding sequence ATGACACTACGAGGCGTGCTCTTGTGCCTTTGCTGCGCCGCCCTGGCTTCCTGCGAGAAAGGTGAACGCCTGGATCCGGAGTTCTATACCTGTGGCTTCGAGCGACCCGACAGCAGTTCGGGCCATCCCGAGAACGTGTCCTTTCAGGAACTCCTGGTGGCCATGACCGACGATGGCACACCGGGCGTGATGATGAGCATCAACGATCCTGCGAACGGCGAATGGAGCGGTGCTGCGGGAATGGCCGATCTGTTCAACCGGTACACGATGAGACCGTGTAACATCTCGCGGCTGGGCAGCACGGTCAAGACCTTCACTGCCACCACGATCATGCTCCTGCAGGAAGAAGGCAAGCTCGACCTGGATGATCGGATCGCCGATCACCTGAGCGGCGAACCCATGGACCGCTTAGCGAACGCGGACCTGGCGACGATCCGTCAATGCCTCCAGCACAGCAGTGGCATCCCCAATTACATCAGCAGCGCCCAATTCCAGACCGCCTCGCTCAATGACCTGATCCGGGTCTGGCATCCAGAGGACCTGCTCGCCTACGCCTACGACAAGCCCGCCGACTTCGAGCCGGGCAGCGATGTCCGATACTCGAACACACCGTACATCCTCCTCGGCATGCTGATCGAGCACATCGAAGGCAAACCGTTCTACCAGGTGTTCGAGGAAAAGCTATTCGCTCCGTTGGACCTCTCCAACATGCGATTCGCCGCAGAGGACAACGTGCCGGACGGTATCGTGCGTGGCTACGTGGACTTCTACAGCAACCTGAACGTGATCGAAAGCACCTATTACAGTGGCTGGGACTATTTCACGGCGGATGGTGGCCTGATCGGCAACCCGCAGGAACTTGGCCGTTTCCTTCGCGCCCTCGCGAACGGACAGGTGGTCAGCACCGCTTCATTGGCCGAAATGACCAACTGGCGAACGCCCAGTGAAGTGGACGACAGTTTCTTCCCAATCCAATACGGGCTCGGGATCTTCCGCATGGACACCCCTTGGGGTGAAGCCTGGTTCCACAGTGGTGATGCGATCGGCTATTACGCGTGCATGACCTACTTCCCCTCACAGAGCACCAGCATAGCTTGGGCCGTGAACGGCAATTACGGACAGATCGACGAGGCCACGCAGACACGATCGGCCATGGAACGTATTTTCGGAACGGCCCTTCCGTGA
- the mfd gene encoding transcription-repair coupling factor, with amino-acid sequence MTSLPDLLALYRSDARVARVADGLREKAARVQIGGTIGSAQALIAASIIEKLGGVHVFVLTDREEAAYFLNDLEALRGKDKEARKAKDEDMFFYPAPSRSPYDPEGHHDGERVSRTEVLEALMRVNSEWRMANGADPHSPFTNSHSAFTNKLIIITYPDALVPLVMGKEEMLKNTLAIKRSEELPIDTLQEWLQETGFSRVEFVYEPGQFSIRGGIVDVFSYGSDRPYRIELYGDTVESVRRFDPQDQLTIEFLAEAVIVPDLQDEDAARQQTFFAQLPEDTVLWLRDLQAIGDAAKKQLKLLGETYERLPDKDKHPTPNELLATDTELIKGTLGFRKVFWASSLEPPAASLIPTGDKLAAGGSQLVARIDFQQRPQPTFAKEFKVLSGDLHNKQNAGYTNLIACNSAKQSERLYAIFNDMEHEVAFTPLVLDLHEGFIDPELKLALYTDHQIFERYHRFRLKEGFRKNSQALTLKELTQLKPGDLVVHIDHGVGVFSGLETIDAGGSLQEAIRLKYRDNDILYVGIHSLHRVSKYSGEEGGNAPAVSKLGSPAWKNLKEKTKAKVKALAFDLIKLYAQRKSKPGFAYQPDNYLQHELEASFIYEDTPDQLKATQDVKKDMEKGVPMDRLVCGDVGFGKTEVAIRAAFKAVCDSKQVAVLVPTTILALQHWKSFSARMKGLPARVEYINRFRSSAQQTQILKDLKEGKIDIIIGTHRLVSKDVVYKDLGLLIIDEEQKFGVNVKDKLKTLRATVDTLTLTATPIPRTLQFSLMGARDLSIISTPPPNRYPVSTMLQPYDEVTIRGAIEYELSRGGQVYFLHDKVKNIEFIADMIRKLVPGARVGVGHGQLEGHKLEEVMLDFIEGNTDVLVCTTIVENGLDIPNANTIIVNEAQNFGLSDLHQLRGRVGRSNKKAYCYLLAPSPHLLPDLSRKRLQAIEQFSDLGSGIHIAMKDLDIRGAGDLLGAEQSGFINDIGFETYHKILEEAVRELKDEHFKELFADAQEGSHALARGSRRDQSDDCIIETDLTMLIPNSYVSETAERLALYRRLDDIKDETELQKFSAEITDRFGPIPPLVNELLEAIRLRWLGQRMGLEKMVLKKGTLIGTFIADQKHPFFEGDGFNAVLRAVQSQPRRFKVYEKAGTLRISVQDVKNVHAAKEAMEGVVGVVGETDSA; translated from the coding sequence ATGACCTCCCTCCCCGACCTCCTCGCCCTTTACCGCTCTGACGCCCGCGTGGCCCGCGTGGCCGATGGCTTGCGCGAGAAAGCCGCCCGCGTACAAATCGGCGGTACGATCGGCTCCGCTCAGGCGCTCATCGCTGCAAGCATCATTGAGAAACTCGGTGGCGTGCATGTCTTCGTCCTCACCGATCGCGAAGAGGCCGCCTACTTCCTCAACGACCTCGAAGCCCTGCGCGGCAAGGACAAGGAAGCCCGCAAGGCGAAGGATGAGGACATGTTCTTCTACCCTGCGCCCTCTCGCTCGCCCTACGATCCGGAAGGACACCACGATGGGGAGCGTGTGAGCCGGACAGAGGTGTTGGAGGCATTGATGAGGGTGAATAGTGAATGGCGAATGGCGAATGGTGCGGATCCGCATTCCCCATTCACCAACTCCCATTCAGCATTCACCAACAAACTCATCATCATCACCTACCCCGATGCCCTGGTGCCGCTCGTGATGGGCAAGGAGGAGATGCTGAAGAACACGCTTGCGATCAAACGCAGCGAAGAACTGCCCATCGACACGTTGCAGGAATGGCTGCAGGAGACCGGTTTCAGCCGTGTGGAGTTCGTGTACGAGCCCGGGCAGTTCAGCATCCGCGGCGGTATCGTGGACGTGTTCAGCTACGGCAGCGACAGACCCTACCGCATCGAGCTGTACGGCGATACCGTGGAGAGCGTGCGCCGCTTCGACCCGCAGGACCAGCTCACCATCGAGTTCCTCGCCGAAGCAGTGATCGTCCCCGACCTCCAGGATGAGGATGCCGCGCGCCAACAGACCTTTTTCGCCCAGCTGCCGGAGGACACCGTGCTCTGGCTCCGCGACCTGCAGGCCATCGGCGATGCGGCCAAGAAGCAGTTGAAGCTCCTCGGCGAGACCTACGAGCGACTTCCCGACAAGGACAAGCACCCCACCCCCAACGAACTCCTCGCCACCGACACGGAGCTGATCAAGGGGACTCTTGGTTTTCGAAAGGTCTTCTGGGCTTCGAGCCTCGAGCCACCAGCCGCAAGCTTGATCCCGACCGGGGACAAGCTAGCGGCTGGTGGCTCGCAGCTAGTGGCTCGCATTGATTTCCAACAACGCCCTCAACCCACCTTCGCCAAAGAGTTCAAGGTGCTCAGCGGCGACCTGCACAACAAGCAGAACGCGGGCTACACCAACCTCATCGCCTGCAACAGCGCCAAGCAGAGCGAGCGCCTCTACGCCATCTTCAATGACATGGAGCACGAGGTGGCCTTCACGCCGCTGGTGCTCGACCTGCACGAAGGCTTCATCGACCCCGAGCTGAAGCTGGCGCTCTACACCGACCACCAGATCTTCGAGCGCTACCACCGCTTCCGGCTGAAGGAGGGCTTTAGAAAGAACTCACAAGCGCTCACGCTGAAGGAGCTGACGCAGCTGAAGCCCGGCGACCTGGTGGTGCACATCGATCATGGTGTAGGTGTCTTCAGCGGATTGGAGACCATCGATGCCGGCGGCAGTTTGCAGGAGGCAATCCGCCTGAAATACCGCGACAACGACATCCTCTACGTGGGCATCCACAGTTTGCACCGCGTGAGCAAGTACAGCGGCGAGGAGGGCGGCAACGCGCCCGCCGTGAGCAAGCTCGGCTCTCCGGCGTGGAAGAACCTGAAGGAGAAGACCAAGGCCAAGGTGAAGGCGCTGGCCTTCGACCTGATCAAGCTCTACGCCCAGCGAAAGAGCAAGCCGGGCTTCGCGTACCAGCCGGACAACTACCTGCAGCACGAACTGGAAGCGAGCTTCATCTACGAGGACACGCCCGACCAGCTGAAGGCCACGCAGGACGTGAAGAAGGACATGGAGAAGGGGGTGCCGATGGATCGACTGGTCTGCGGCGATGTGGGCTTCGGCAAAACGGAAGTCGCGATACGCGCCGCCTTCAAAGCCGTGTGCGACAGCAAGCAGGTGGCGGTGCTTGTACCCACGACGATCCTCGCGCTGCAACATTGGAAGAGCTTCTCGGCGCGCATGAAAGGACTGCCGGCGCGCGTGGAGTACATCAACCGCTTCCGCAGCAGCGCGCAACAGACGCAGATCCTCAAGGACCTTAAGGAGGGGAAGATCGACATCATCATCGGCACGCACCGGCTGGTGAGCAAGGACGTGGTGTACAAGGATCTCGGCCTGCTGATCATCGACGAGGAGCAGAAGTTCGGCGTGAACGTGAAGGACAAGCTGAAGACCCTGCGCGCGACAGTAGACACGCTGACGCTCACTGCGACACCGATCCCGCGCACGCTGCAGTTCAGCCTCATGGGCGCGCGCGACCTCAGCATCATCAGCACGCCGCCGCCCAACCGATACCCGGTGAGCACCATGCTACAGCCGTACGACGAGGTCACCATCCGCGGCGCGATCGAATACGAGCTCAGCCGCGGCGGCCAGGTGTACTTCCTGCACGACAAGGTGAAGAACATCGAGTTCATCGCCGACATGATCCGCAAGCTGGTGCCCGGAGCGCGCGTGGGCGTGGGCCACGGTCAGCTCGAAGGCCACAAGCTCGAAGAGGTGATGCTCGACTTCATCGAAGGGAACACCGATGTGCTCGTATGCACCACCATCGTGGAGAACGGCCTCGACATCCCGAACGCCAACACGATCATCGTGAACGAGGCCCAGAACTTCGGCCTGAGCGATCTGCACCAATTGCGCGGTCGCGTAGGCCGCAGCAACAAGAAGGCCTACTGCTATCTGCTCGCACCAAGCCCGCATCTCTTGCCTGACCTGTCACGCAAACGCCTTCAGGCCATCGAGCAGTTCAGCGACCTGGGCAGCGGCATCCACATCGCCATGAAGGACCTCGACATCCGCGGCGCGGGCGATCTGCTCGGCGCGGAGCAGAGCGGCTTCATCAACGACATCGGCTTCGAGACCTACCACAAGATCCTGGAGGAGGCCGTGCGCGAACTGAAGGACGAGCACTTCAAAGAGCTCTTCGCCGATGCGCAGGAAGGCAGCCACGCCCTCGCCCGCGGTTCACGCCGCGACCAGAGCGATGACTGCATCATCGAGACGGATCTCACCATGCTGATCCCCAACAGCTACGTGAGCGAGACCGCAGAACGCCTCGCGCTCTACCGCCGCCTGGACGATATCAAGGACGAGACCGAGCTGCAGAAGTTCAGCGCCGAGATCACCGACCGCTTCGGCCCCATCCCGCCGCTGGTGAACGAGCTGCTCGAAGCGATCCGCTTACGCTGGCTGGGGCAACGCATGGGCCTCGAAAAGATGGTGCTGAAGAAAGGCACGCTCATCGGCACCTTCATCGCGGACCAGAAGCACCCGTTCTTCGAGGGTGATGGCTTCAATGCCGTGCTGCGGGCGGTGCAATCGCAACCGAGACGGTTCAAGGTGTACGAGAAAGCAGGGACCTTGCGGATCAGCGTGCAGGATGTGAAGAACGTGCACGCGGCGAAGGAGGCGATGGAGGGGGTGGTGGGGGTGGTCGGCGAAACGGATAGCGCCTAA
- a CDS encoding T9SS type A sorting domain-containing protein, with translation MSIYKDLLGILCSTVVLPGAMHAQVLTDFEDGFIDQWLVEADGVPSLNATGNPGNCLRVTDQVLSVINQMVLPWAYTGDWSAAQNIDSLSFDLYAHEISGSPLQTQNLPLITLSGPGGTAVAYIDTVPLFDTWQHFNIALDSASWIVTGSWTALLSEVQTVKIRTEFISGSEWVQLDNVELSISPLIEPLIGTICSTWDTVNFYDGWSFQDVGSIQVSMTQGNPPGSVRMGDASGALTNAVAAPKFRGDWSDFDVQGIMRFDLFLQTSSSNYIVKDYLVRISGPGGVARYTTTDSITALTVNQWYTHEIPIDAGSWEMLSGSWSALLDFVSEIRLDLEFIDGTNEVIFLDNFCLETDISTGVQDQPPGTTATAFPNPSNGLFTLVPPGAGPFDLLVVDASGRTVLTRSVGATSGPMVVDLSARTKGLYSVQFIMPDGSRSVKRVVVE, from the coding sequence ATGTCCATCTACAAAGATCTTCTCGGCATCCTCTGTTCCACAGTGGTGTTGCCTGGCGCCATGCATGCACAGGTCCTCACTGATTTCGAAGACGGCTTCATCGATCAGTGGCTCGTTGAGGCCGATGGAGTTCCATCGCTCAACGCCACCGGTAACCCGGGCAATTGCCTGCGGGTAACGGACCAGGTGCTCAGCGTGATCAACCAGATGGTGCTGCCTTGGGCCTATACCGGCGACTGGTCCGCTGCCCAGAACATCGATTCGCTCTCCTTCGACCTCTATGCGCACGAAATCAGCGGCAGTCCCCTGCAAACTCAGAACCTGCCCCTGATCACGCTCTCCGGACCGGGCGGCACAGCCGTAGCCTATATCGACACGGTACCGTTGTTCGACACCTGGCAGCACTTCAACATCGCCCTGGACAGCGCCTCATGGATCGTTACCGGCAGCTGGACCGCTTTGCTCTCGGAAGTGCAGACGGTGAAGATCCGTACCGAATTCATCTCCGGCAGCGAATGGGTGCAGCTCGACAACGTAGAACTCTCGATCTCGCCGCTCATCGAACCGCTCATCGGTACTATCTGCTCCACCTGGGACACCGTGAACTTCTACGACGGATGGAGCTTCCAGGACGTGGGGAGCATCCAGGTGAGCATGACCCAGGGCAACCCGCCGGGATCCGTGCGCATGGGCGACGCCTCCGGTGCGCTCACCAACGCCGTGGCCGCACCGAAGTTCCGCGGCGATTGGTCGGACTTCGATGTGCAGGGCATTATGCGGTTCGACCTCTTCCTGCAGACCAGCAGCTCGAACTACATCGTTAAGGACTACCTCGTGCGGATCAGCGGACCGGGCGGCGTGGCACGCTACACCACCACCGATTCCATCACGGCCCTCACCGTCAACCAGTGGTACACGCACGAGATCCCCATCGATGCGGGCAGTTGGGAAATGCTGTCCGGCAGTTGGAGCGCGCTGCTCGACTTCGTGTCCGAAATCAGGCTCGACCTCGAGTTCATCGACGGCACCAACGAAGTGATCTTCCTGGACAACTTCTGCCTGGAAACGGACATCAGCACCGGCGTACAGGATCAACCTCCCGGGACAACCGCCACCGCCTTCCCCAACCCCAGCAACGGCCTGTTCACGCTGGTGCCGCCCGGTGCGGGGCCCTTCGATCTCCTTGTAGTGGATGCCAGCGGACGCACGGTTCTTACGCGCAGCGTGGGCGCTACGAGCGGCCCGATGGTGGTGGACCTGAGCGCACGAACGAAAGGGCTCTACAGCGTTCAATTTATCATGCCGGACGGGTCGCGAAGCGTGAAGCGGGTGGTGGTGGAGTGA
- a CDS encoding T9SS type A sorting domain-containing protein produces MTLRTALLSILLLGGIALHVQAQQWHLVTPVRDDDRMGDMKMIDPVTGFMIDDLHGGIFSTRDGGVHWDRKANNFGAAGMPRALWMWDAQRGVIAANGGKIYRTNDGFDSFLPTVTIIGVTIGNCTAIHFVNDTLGFVGTSTGKIFRTGDAGLTWTLQNSGITAQLERFFFVDDQLGFAVAAQYILRSTDGGSTWEQLPTPQLVNIKDLHFWDSLNGIGVGAVGVILRTVDGGDSWSTITSPTTSTMNDLEVQGNTLIACGALSRIIRSADGGATWTVQNSDNRERFSLSFTPAGVGLMGASGIVYRSLDMGATWNIVHVGTPNSLTRMSFANDQIGVVAGSTEGVRTTDGGRNWAASDVIGLGVHLRSDGAGCSGGGQGVNTHTGDYYATVQNGPSGSRPQVVIRCTQSFSPTTYIVAGGNLNGGFYRTTNGGSSWTYTPAGNPYDMYFPTETTGYAVGEGTSVYKTTDAGITWNDLGPLVSAGQVTLFFLDEQRGWTGQHRTTDGGQTWTLMSGTPQSTQSIFFTDADTGYAVGSSGQTSRSVDGGITWENNYIAEVPNASFSDAAFVDGALIGVANAGDVYRAQIGCPQTAFVPAIQQVGPYLCTYSFGTVQWFLNGEPIPDGNDLCVEATSAGNYHVVVTEGPDCVSAPSATVQVISTGVQAAPQARTRLFPNPASDLVSIERIGNSPAVVTVTDAQGRLVGSEHTNGGSTAIDVQDLPSGLYLMHIASAAGVECLRFVKE; encoded by the coding sequence ATGACCCTGCGAACTGCACTTCTCAGCATCCTCCTCCTCGGTGGGATAGCGCTTCACGTTCAGGCCCAACAATGGCACCTGGTCACGCCCGTAAGGGACGATGACCGCATGGGAGACATGAAGATGATCGACCCGGTGACAGGCTTCATGATCGATGACCTGCACGGTGGCATCTTCTCCACGCGCGATGGAGGCGTGCATTGGGACCGCAAAGCGAACAACTTCGGCGCCGCCGGCATGCCCCGCGCCTTGTGGATGTGGGACGCACAACGCGGGGTGATCGCTGCGAACGGCGGTAAGATCTATCGCACCAACGATGGCTTCGACAGTTTCCTGCCGACGGTGACGATCATCGGTGTGACGATCGGCAATTGCACGGCGATCCATTTCGTGAACGATACGCTTGGATTCGTCGGGACCTCCACCGGCAAGATCTTTCGGACCGGGGATGCGGGCTTGACCTGGACCTTGCAGAACAGCGGCATCACTGCCCAACTCGAACGTTTCTTCTTCGTGGATGATCAACTCGGCTTCGCCGTGGCCGCGCAATACATCCTCCGCAGCACCGATGGCGGAAGCACGTGGGAGCAATTGCCCACGCCCCAACTGGTGAACATCAAGGACCTCCACTTCTGGGATTCCCTGAACGGGATCGGAGTGGGCGCAGTGGGCGTGATCCTGCGTACCGTGGATGGTGGCGATAGCTGGTCGACCATCACCTCGCCGACCACGTCTACCATGAACGATCTGGAAGTGCAAGGCAACACGTTGATCGCGTGTGGAGCCTTGAGCCGCATCATCCGCAGTGCGGATGGCGGAGCCACGTGGACCGTGCAGAACTCCGACAACCGCGAACGCTTTTCGCTCAGTTTCACACCGGCAGGCGTAGGCCTGATGGGCGCTTCGGGGATCGTTTATCGCTCACTGGACATGGGTGCAACGTGGAACATCGTACACGTGGGCACACCGAACAGCTTGACCAGAATGAGCTTCGCGAACGATCAGATCGGGGTTGTCGCCGGCAGCACGGAAGGGGTGCGAACGACCGATGGCGGAAGGAACTGGGCCGCATCGGATGTGATCGGCCTTGGCGTGCATCTGAGGTCCGATGGTGCCGGTTGCTCGGGCGGTGGTCAGGGGGTGAATACGCATACCGGGGATTACTACGCAACGGTCCAGAACGGACCTTCAGGATCACGACCCCAAGTGGTGATCCGCTGCACGCAATCCTTCTCGCCCACCACCTACATCGTTGCAGGGGGCAATTTGAACGGCGGGTTCTACCGCACCACCAACGGTGGCAGCAGCTGGACCTACACACCCGCTGGCAACCCTTACGATATGTACTTCCCAACGGAAACCACCGGATACGCCGTGGGCGAAGGGACCAGTGTGTACAAAACAACCGATGCAGGGATCACCTGGAACGACCTTGGGCCGCTGGTGAGTGCAGGGCAGGTCACGCTCTTCTTCCTGGATGAACAGCGCGGATGGACAGGACAGCATAGAACCACGGACGGCGGGCAAACATGGACCCTCATGAGCGGTACGCCACAGTCCACACAGTCCATCTTTTTCACCGATGCCGACACGGGCTACGCGGTAGGGTCATCCGGGCAGACCTCGCGAAGCGTTGATGGCGGAATAACGTGGGAGAACAACTACATCGCCGAAGTTCCGAATGCGTCCTTCAGCGATGCGGCCTTTGTTGATGGGGCTTTGATCGGTGTCGCGAACGCTGGCGATGTCTACAGGGCGCAGATAGGTTGCCCACAAACCGCGTTCGTGCCAGCGATACAGCAGGTCGGTCCCTACCTCTGCACCTACTCCTTCGGCACGGTGCAGTGGTTCCTGAACGGCGAGCCCATTCCGGATGGCAACGACCTGTGCGTGGAGGCCACCTCAGCGGGCAACTACCACGTGGTCGTTACCGAAGGCCCTGATTGCGTTTCGGCACCATCGGCCACCGTGCAGGTGATCAGCACCGGGGTCCAGGCTGCGCCCCAGGCCAGGACGCGGCTCTTCCCGAATCCCGCATCCGATCTGGTATCCATCGAACGCATTGGAAACTCGCCGGCGGTGGTGACGGTGACCGATGCACAAGGCCGCCTGGTGGGGAGTGAGCACACGAACGGAGGGAGTACCGCCATCGATGTCCAGGACCTGCCATCCGGCCTTTACCTCATGCACATCGCTTCCGCGGCCGGTGTGGAGTGCTTGCGCTTTGTGAAGGAGTAA
- a CDS encoding L-rhamnose mutarotase: MTHCYALDLKDDPALIAAYDDWHARVWPEVLEHMRAQGITHCSIHRAGNRLFMIVESTTGAATDGGGEALPPRVQEWEALMSTFQQPLPFTKPGKKWVRMERIFEWMAE; the protein is encoded by the coding sequence ATGACCCACTGCTACGCCCTCGACCTGAAGGACGATCCCGCGCTGATCGCCGCCTACGACGATTGGCATGCGCGCGTATGGCCCGAAGTGCTGGAGCATATGCGCGCGCAAGGCATCACGCACTGCTCCATCCACCGCGCGGGCAACCGGCTCTTCATGATCGTGGAAAGCACTACTGGTGCCGCGACCGATGGCGGAGGCGAAGCGTTACCTCCGCGCGTCCAGGAATGGGAAGCGCTCATGTCAACCTTCCAGCAACCGCTGCCTTTCACGAAGCCGGGCAAGAAGTGGGTGCGGATGGAACGGATCTTCGAGTGGATGGCGGAATGA